The following are encoded in a window of Pyxidicoccus trucidator genomic DNA:
- a CDS encoding diacylglycerol kinase family protein, translating to MNVPVRPPSAFPPRRGSGLFASFGHAWAGLIHTVVHQRNMRVHLISGVLVGLVGSGIPLGLAEKVTLIFCVLLIFFAEILNSALEHLVDLAVQQFDEKARLTKDAAAAGVLVLALGTVVIFAAILVHNWETVRASTEAIERQVKLGLPLTACVIVLVLPQRRPLAVDVGAFLGASALLTLLALETASIVFTAMTGGLLVVAGAAAYVRRQELRRSAAVTADSAVSRNKKTG from the coding sequence ATGAACGTACCTGTCCGGCCACCCTCCGCCTTCCCTCCCCGTCGGGGCTCGGGGCTGTTCGCCTCGTTCGGCCACGCGTGGGCGGGGCTCATCCACACCGTCGTCCACCAGCGCAACATGCGCGTCCACCTCATCTCCGGGGTGCTGGTGGGGCTGGTGGGCAGCGGCATCCCCCTGGGGCTCGCGGAGAAGGTGACGCTCATCTTCTGCGTCCTCCTCATCTTCTTCGCGGAAATCCTCAACAGCGCCCTGGAGCACCTCGTGGACCTGGCCGTCCAGCAGTTCGACGAGAAGGCCCGCCTCACCAAGGACGCGGCCGCCGCCGGGGTGCTGGTGCTGGCGCTGGGCACGGTGGTCATCTTCGCCGCCATCCTCGTGCACAACTGGGAGACGGTCCGCGCCAGCACGGAGGCCATTGAGCGGCAGGTGAAGCTGGGCCTGCCCCTCACCGCCTGCGTCATCGTCCTGGTTCTGCCCCAGCGCCGGCCCCTCGCGGTGGACGTGGGCGCCTTCCTGGGCGCGAGCGCGCTGCTGACGCTGCTGGCGCTGGAGACGGCCAGCATCGTCTTCACCGCGATGACGGGAGGACTGCTCGTCGTCGCCGGCGCCGCCGCGTACGTCCGGAGGCAGGAACTGCGCCGCTCCGCGGCGGTGACGGCCGATTCAGCAGTCAGTCGAAACAAAAAAACCGGCTGA
- a CDS encoding N-acetylmuramoyl-L-alanine amidase gives MNSASYRYWSRLGGAALSLLLTSTLARAHAPAAPVASEASLDEGACGLEPPGVQYVPTPGPRAHETRRWSASEPPVVRREERGGAVRRALAGVPQTRVRGGALSGKVVYLSPGHGFYRSAPLDRWATQRPNSWAVVEDLVSAEVLNQYLLPMLMGAGATVVPVREPDLNARMALLDAGQEGYTETGEAALFQDSAQPGWGTPPVPMGNAVEPFSLGTTRVMSTASTVTASATWAPEVPADGSYHVYVSYAADPARAVDAHYVVRHAGGESHFRVNQRRHGGTWVLLGRFYFKAGRHPETASVVAMNDTAEGGTVSLDAVRFGGGRGLIGDAQVAALERPRYEEAARYHVQFSGAPASVYAPTGANALSNERNADVTARPRFAAWLHEEGEDAVYLAWHTNAGSTGTVMGTEAYVYGPNPVDGTLNFTGVAGSDVMARALLDEIGRDFRREVDPNWRMRNLRSANLGEVNPTHNPEMPSVLLEMAYHDNITDSNRLKDPAFRRVAARAILQGLIKYFAARDGQPVHLPPEAPDAVAARNGTAGAVGVRWAVPGANPDEEGRDAPTGYRVYQSADGLGWDEGTEVTATSFTTTLAPGTVRYFRVAALNAGGEGFPSSSVGVRTPVGAQAPVLLVNAFERLDSALTCAEALDAYDLAAPVRVLVEAMNDGTYVRRHGEALVYANWPFDSATSAALGAGLVTLAAPYQLVDWFTGRGGADGARPTRQEQDALRAFVTAGGHLMLSGTQVASALAVGSAEDQAFLADILRATVAGGTPPLTVEGLPGDWLSGLSGGALDDGTRGAYPVGVTDVLTPASGGSPVLRYTGTDLVAGVASAPGGQVLLLGVPFEGMVSPSRRASLMSAFLVRTGLLAEPPAPPAEDPGGPGPGLLTACVAARGLDPHPPPPPPPPPPPTPIVLEELPQFYPLGDSGCGCGAGGGTGSALWLLLGVIVQLRRAHRRGSDAKR, from the coding sequence GTGAATTCCGCTTCCTATCGTTACTGGTCCCGCCTGGGGGGCGCGGCCCTGTCCCTGCTGTTGACTTCCACCCTGGCGCGGGCGCACGCCCCGGCCGCGCCCGTCGCTTCCGAGGCCTCGCTGGACGAAGGGGCCTGCGGCCTGGAGCCGCCCGGCGTGCAATACGTCCCCACCCCGGGCCCGCGCGCGCACGAGACGCGCCGGTGGTCCGCCTCGGAGCCGCCGGTGGTGCGGCGCGAGGAGCGGGGAGGGGCGGTGCGCAGGGCGCTCGCCGGTGTGCCGCAGACGCGGGTGCGCGGTGGGGCGCTGTCCGGCAAGGTGGTGTACCTGAGCCCCGGCCACGGCTTCTACCGCAGCGCCCCGTTGGACCGCTGGGCCACGCAGCGCCCCAACTCGTGGGCGGTGGTGGAGGACCTCGTCTCGGCGGAGGTGCTCAACCAGTACCTGCTGCCCATGCTGATGGGGGCGGGGGCCACGGTGGTGCCGGTGCGCGAGCCGGACCTCAACGCGCGCATGGCCCTGCTCGATGCGGGGCAGGAGGGCTACACCGAGACGGGGGAGGCGGCCCTCTTCCAGGACTCCGCTCAGCCGGGGTGGGGCACTCCGCCGGTGCCCATGGGCAACGCGGTGGAGCCCTTCTCACTGGGCACCACCCGCGTCATGAGCACCGCGAGCACTGTCACCGCGAGCGCGACGTGGGCGCCGGAAGTCCCCGCGGACGGCAGCTACCACGTGTACGTCTCGTACGCGGCGGACCCGGCGCGGGCGGTGGACGCGCACTACGTGGTGCGGCACGCGGGCGGGGAGAGTCACTTCCGCGTCAACCAGCGCCGCCATGGCGGCACGTGGGTGCTGCTGGGCCGCTTCTACTTCAAGGCCGGCCGGCACCCGGAGACGGCGTCGGTGGTGGCGATGAACGACACCGCGGAGGGCGGCACCGTGTCGCTGGACGCGGTGCGCTTCGGCGGGGGCCGGGGGCTCATCGGCGATGCCCAGGTGGCCGCGCTGGAGCGGCCCCGCTACGAGGAGGCAGCGCGCTACCACGTGCAGTTCAGCGGGGCGCCCGCGTCCGTGTATGCGCCCACCGGGGCCAACGCGCTGTCCAACGAGCGCAACGCGGACGTCACCGCGCGCCCGCGCTTCGCGGCGTGGCTGCACGAGGAGGGTGAGGACGCGGTGTACCTGGCCTGGCACACCAACGCTGGCAGCACCGGCACGGTGATGGGCACGGAGGCCTACGTGTACGGGCCCAACCCGGTGGACGGCACGCTCAACTTCACCGGCGTGGCGGGCAGTGACGTCATGGCCCGCGCGCTGCTGGACGAAATCGGCAGGGACTTCCGCCGCGAGGTGGACCCCAACTGGCGGATGCGCAACCTGCGCTCGGCCAACCTGGGCGAGGTCAACCCCACGCACAACCCGGAGATGCCGTCCGTGCTGCTGGAGATGGCCTACCACGACAACATCACCGACTCGAACCGGCTGAAGGACCCGGCCTTCCGTCGCGTGGCGGCGCGCGCCATCCTCCAGGGCCTCATCAAGTACTTCGCCGCGCGGGACGGCCAGCCCGTGCACCTGCCGCCGGAGGCCCCGGACGCCGTCGCCGCGCGCAACGGCACGGCGGGCGCGGTGGGGGTCCGCTGGGCCGTGCCTGGCGCCAACCCGGATGAGGAGGGCCGCGACGCGCCCACGGGCTACCGCGTCTATCAGAGCGCGGACGGCCTGGGCTGGGACGAGGGCACCGAGGTGACGGCCACCTCCTTCACCACGACGCTGGCACCGGGCACGGTGCGCTACTTCCGCGTGGCGGCGCTGAACGCGGGCGGGGAGGGCTTTCCGTCCTCCAGCGTCGGGGTGCGGACGCCGGTGGGCGCGCAGGCGCCCGTGCTGCTCGTCAACGCCTTCGAGCGGCTGGACTCCGCGCTGACCTGCGCCGAGGCGCTGGACGCGTATGACCTGGCGGCCCCGGTGCGGGTGCTGGTGGAGGCGATGAACGACGGCACCTACGTGCGCCGCCATGGCGAGGCGCTGGTCTACGCGAACTGGCCCTTCGACAGCGCCACCAGCGCGGCGCTGGGGGCGGGGCTCGTCACGCTGGCCGCTCCGTATCAATTGGTGGACTGGTTCACCGGACGGGGCGGCGCGGATGGGGCACGGCCCACGCGCCAGGAGCAGGACGCGCTTCGCGCCTTCGTCACCGCGGGGGGCCACCTGATGCTGTCCGGCACCCAGGTGGCGTCCGCGCTCGCCGTGGGCAGCGCGGAGGACCAGGCCTTCCTGGCGGACATCCTGCGCGCGACAGTGGCCGGTGGCACGCCGCCGCTCACGGTGGAGGGCCTGCCGGGCGACTGGCTCTCGGGCCTGTCTGGCGGGGCGCTGGATGACGGCACGCGCGGGGCCTATCCGGTGGGCGTCACTGACGTGCTCACCCCAGCCTCCGGGGGCTCGCCGGTGCTGCGCTACACGGGCACGGACCTGGTGGCGGGCGTGGCTTCCGCCCCGGGCGGACAGGTGCTGCTGCTGGGCGTCCCCTTCGAGGGAATGGTCAGCCCCTCCCGGCGCGCCTCACTGATGTCCGCATTCCTGGTGCGGACGGGCCTGCTCGCCGAGCCGCCGGCTCCGCCCGCCGAGGACCCGGGTGGTCCGGGCCCTGGCCTGCTCACCGCCTGCGTCGCGGCGCGCGGGCTGGACCCGCATCCCCCGCCGCCTCCGCCCCCGCCGCCTCCTCCCACCCCCATCGTGCTGGAGGAGCTGCCTCAGTTCTATCCACTCGGTGACTCCGGCTGCGGCTGTGGGGCTGGAGGGGGAACGGGCTCCGCGCTCTGGCTGTTGCTCGGGGTGATTGTTCAGCTTCGGCGTGCGCACCGTCGCGGGAGCGACGCGAAGCGTTGA